The Candidatus Hydrogenedentota bacterium genome includes a window with the following:
- a CDS encoding SGNH/GDSL hydrolase family protein — protein sequence MLSLLLVAASFLTADPDLLNAMPLHAAEGWHVDVGPGSVTIDGVEIALADPVRLVVPEPEPISVKGEEYALPLFNEKASGWTKGVNLRALVTQECTATGLLRPETVVVRKIDGTVCALGKDYALDPLWGSIGRLELGAIAADEKVLIDYTYGPARLDSIAMNEAGQVRLVVGTAGLGVDLPPALAKGEHHVGSVWNPGNLAALTEENLLPVEQIAVEATPPEYYPAEQFLPKTLAKLEAGEPVTIVAWGDSCTAGGGVGGDTTLWYQNQFAERLRKRYPKSEITLHTAAWPGYGSKNYLEAPAGGEHDFQRDVLDRKPDLVTMEWVNDAYLQGEALNTHYTLIMDKLRGAGAEPVIITPHLVRLDWMKMTSVKFDEDPRPYVQGLYTFAEANGVAVADASRTWCGLWRKGIPYTTLLANSINHPDVRGQVIFADALMALFPEE from the coding sequence ATGCTCTCTCTGCTACTCGTTGCAGCTTCGTTTCTCACCGCAGACCCCGACCTACTCAACGCCATGCCCCTCCACGCCGCCGAAGGCTGGCACGTGGACGTTGGGCCCGGTTCCGTCACCATCGACGGCGTCGAAATCGCCCTGGCCGATCCAGTCCGCCTGGTCGTTCCCGAGCCGGAACCGATCAGTGTGAAAGGGGAGGAATACGCCCTGCCCCTCTTCAATGAAAAGGCCAGCGGCTGGACCAAGGGCGTAAACCTCAGGGCCCTCGTTACCCAGGAGTGCACCGCCACCGGGCTGCTGCGCCCCGAAACGGTCGTGGTCCGAAAAATCGACGGCACCGTCTGCGCGCTGGGCAAGGACTACGCCCTCGATCCCCTCTGGGGCTCCATCGGCCGCTTGGAACTCGGCGCCATCGCTGCGGATGAAAAGGTCCTCATCGATTACACCTACGGCCCCGCGCGCCTCGACAGCATCGCCATGAATGAAGCGGGCCAGGTGCGGCTCGTCGTGGGCACCGCCGGCCTCGGCGTGGATCTGCCGCCCGCGTTGGCAAAAGGCGAGCACCACGTCGGCTCCGTGTGGAATCCCGGCAACCTCGCCGCCCTCACCGAGGAAAACCTCCTTCCCGTCGAGCAGATCGCCGTGGAAGCCACCCCGCCGGAGTACTACCCGGCCGAGCAATTCCTCCCGAAGACCCTGGCCAAGCTGGAAGCGGGTGAACCCGTCACCATCGTGGCCTGGGGCGACAGTTGCACGGCCGGCGGCGGCGTGGGGGGGGACACCACCCTCTGGTATCAGAACCAGTTCGCGGAGCGACTGCGCAAGCGCTATCCCAAGTCGGAAATCACCCTCCACACCGCCGCCTGGCCCGGTTACGGCAGCAAGAACTACCTCGAAGCGCCCGCGGGCGGAGAGCACGACTTTCAGCGTGACGTACTGGATCGCAAGCCCGATCTGGTCACCATGGAATGGGTGAACGACGCCTACCTCCAGGGCGAGGCGCTCAACACCCACTACACGCTCATCATGGACAAACTCCGCGGCGCAGGCGCGGAGCCCGTCATTATCACGCCCCATCTCGTCCGCCTCGACTGGATGAAGATGACCTCGGTCAAGTTCGACGAAGATCCGCGTCCCTACGTTCAAGGGCTCTACACCTTCGCCGAGGCCAACGGCGTCGCTGTCGCCGACGCCTCCCGCACCTGGTGCGGTCTCTGGCGCAAGGGCATCCCCTACACGACCCTGCTCGCCAATTCCATCAACCACCCCGATGTACGTGGCCAGGTCATCTTCGCCGATGCCCTGATGGCCCTTTTCCCCGAGGAGTGA
- a CDS encoding exo-alpha-sialidase, with translation MRIPGPSVALLAQIMIAFATFAEAPFHLTVVPSGPENPRNSEAAIIPLKDGSLLLGWSEFYGANGEDHAPARLSGKVSKDGGRTWGEKYTLVENDGGCNVMEVNFLRSTTGGIHLFYCQKNSESTDCRVMLRTSEDEGKTWINPVQISPDGKYTGLTNGRSFRLASGRIVLEAWEGNDGYCYLSDDDGKTWRESQRVRPGDGCWEPAAIELKDGRVLMMMRTGLGGQYQSFSSDGGETWSTPEPSALKGSAAPVSLSRIPGTGEILAAWNHNPGRDLRNPFTAAISKDEGATWENFKNIEENDTGAWAYPAVTWVGDEALLTYFSYGSGLSLELKILPKGWFTG, from the coding sequence ATGCGAATTCCCGGACCTTCTGTTGCCCTTCTGGCGCAAATCATGATCGCTTTTGCTACCTTCGCCGAGGCCCCCTTCCACCTCACAGTAGTCCCTTCGGGCCCGGAGAATCCGCGCAACAGCGAGGCGGCGATTATTCCCTTGAAGGATGGTTCACTGCTTCTGGGCTGGTCGGAGTTTTATGGTGCGAATGGCGAAGACCATGCGCCGGCGCGTCTTTCGGGAAAGGTGTCGAAGGACGGCGGCCGCACCTGGGGGGAGAAATACACGCTGGTGGAGAATGATGGTGGCTGCAATGTGATGGAGGTGAATTTCCTCCGGAGCACGACTGGCGGGATTCACCTGTTTTACTGTCAGAAGAACAGTGAGAGCACGGATTGCCGGGTGATGCTGCGTACTTCGGAAGATGAAGGCAAGACGTGGATCAACCCGGTGCAGATCAGCCCGGACGGCAAGTACACGGGCCTGACGAATGGGCGTTCCTTTCGCCTGGCTTCGGGGCGCATCGTGCTGGAGGCGTGGGAAGGGAATGACGGCTACTGTTATCTTTCCGACGACGACGGCAAGACCTGGCGCGAGTCGCAGCGCGTGCGGCCGGGGGATGGCTGCTGGGAGCCGGCGGCCATCGAGTTGAAGGACGGGCGGGTGCTGATGATGATGCGCACGGGCCTGGGCGGCCAGTATCAGAGCTTTTCCAGCGACGGCGGCGAGACGTGGAGTACGCCGGAGCCGTCGGCCTTGAAGGGCTCGGCCGCGCCGGTGTCCTTGAGTCGGATTCCTGGAACGGGCGAGATTCTGGCGGCTTGGAATCACAATCCGGGGCGCGACCTGCGGAATCCCTTTACGGCGGCGATCTCGAAGGACGAAGGCGCGACGTGGGAGAATTTCAAGAACATCGAAGAGAACGACACGGGCGCGTGGGCCTATCCGGCGGTGACGTGGGTGGGCGACGAGGCGCTGCTGACCTATTTCAGCTACGGGAGCGGGTTGTCTCTGGAGTTGAAGATTTTGCCGAAGGGCTGGTTTACCGGGTGA
- a CDS encoding CopG family ribbon-helix-helix protein — MATSIKIDDDLKFRIQQLAELRRRSPHWIMQEAIREYVAREESRESFKQEALESWARYQETGLHLTGEEAREWLSRWGTDDESEIPACHE, encoded by the coding sequence ATGGCAACGTCGATTAAAATCGATGATGATCTCAAGTTCCGCATCCAGCAGCTTGCGGAACTTCGGCGACGTTCTCCTCACTGGATCATGCAGGAGGCTATTCGTGAATACGTTGCACGTGAAGAAAGCAGGGAAAGCTTTAAACAGGAAGCACTGGAATCCTGGGCAAGGTACCAGGAAACCGGACTTCACCTGACCGGCGAAGAGGCGCGCGAATGGTTGAGCCGTTGGGGTACCGACGATGAATCGGAAATCCCGGCGTGCCACGAGTAA
- a CDS encoding type II toxin-antitoxin system RelE/ParE family toxin gives MPRVIITAGAARGLERCRLFLAEKNSQASRRAGQSIAQKFELLETTPEIGRPWEDLPELRELIIPFGSTGYVALYRHDRGADTVYILAFRHQKEAGYQ, from the coding sequence GTGCCACGAGTAATAATCACTGCGGGTGCCGCCCGTGGCTTAGAGCGCTGTCGCCTGTTCCTGGCGGAAAAAAATTCTCAAGCCTCCCGACGGGCGGGCCAATCCATCGCGCAGAAATTTGAACTTCTTGAGACCACGCCCGAAATCGGAAGACCCTGGGAGGATTTGCCTGAACTGCGCGAACTAATCATCCCCTTTGGCAGCACCGGTTACGTTGCACTCTATCGCCACGACCGCGGCGCGGATACCGTATATATTCTCGCCTTTCGCCACCAGAAGGAAGCGGGCTATCAGTGA
- a CDS encoding cupin domain-containing protein produces MESTAKMGVVGKGQGEAYWVMGAKYTFKANGVDNGGAYMMFEAEVPPAPGPPPHVHTREDEMFYVMEGELTVMLDGQVSKATAGTTIILPRNIKHTFWNESDGVARALVLASPAPIEEFFKEIGQRVVSEDETPPPVTPEMIAHVYATAERYGMVLDRP; encoded by the coding sequence ATGGAATCCACAGCAAAAATGGGCGTCGTTGGAAAAGGTCAGGGCGAGGCCTATTGGGTCATGGGCGCGAAGTATACCTTCAAGGCCAACGGCGTGGACAATGGCGGGGCCTACATGATGTTTGAGGCCGAAGTGCCGCCCGCGCCGGGTCCCCCGCCCCATGTTCACACACGTGAGGACGAGATGTTTTATGTGATGGAGGGCGAACTGACGGTCATGCTGGATGGCCAGGTGTCGAAGGCCACGGCGGGCACGACGATCATCTTGCCGCGCAACATCAAGCACACCTTCTGGAACGAATCGGATGGCGTGGCCCGTGCGCTGGTGCTTGCGTCGCCCGCACCGATTGAGGAATTCTTCAAGGAAATCGGGCAGCGGGTGGTGAGCGAAGACGAGACGCCGCCGCCGGTGACGCCGGAGATGATCGCCCATGTTTATGCGACTGCGGAGCGCTACGGGATGGTGCTGGATCGCCCGTGA
- a CDS encoding DUF1080 domain-containing protein, whose amino-acid sequence MKRLATIVLCTLNICLSSHAEPTQAGAFVDLFNGKDLTGWVDVNTSPETWRVEDGLLICTGLPIGVMRSEKQYENFILHVEWRHMEPGGNSGVFLWSEGTVPEGRQLPKGMEVQMLELEWPFLNREENGEPRPIAYVHGELFGANGMTTVPDNPRGERSKSIENRCLPKGEWNYYDVVAVDGTVKLSVNGKFVNGISKASVKKGYLCLESEGAEIHFRKIQIMELPPGVTTPEQSAPVVEAAKKE is encoded by the coding sequence ATGAAGCGTTTAGCAACGATTGTCCTGTGTACTCTTAATATCTGTCTGAGTTCCCACGCCGAGCCCACCCAGGCCGGCGCCTTCGTCGATCTCTTCAACGGCAAAGATCTCACGGGCTGGGTCGACGTCAACACGAGCCCCGAAACCTGGCGCGTGGAGGATGGCCTCCTCATCTGCACCGGCCTGCCCATCGGCGTCATGCGCAGCGAGAAGCAGTACGAGAACTTCATCCTCCACGTTGAATGGCGGCATATGGAGCCCGGCGGTAACTCCGGCGTCTTTCTCTGGAGCGAGGGCACCGTCCCCGAGGGCCGTCAGCTTCCCAAAGGCATGGAAGTGCAGATGCTCGAACTCGAATGGCCCTTCCTCAACCGCGAAGAGAACGGCGAGCCCCGGCCCATCGCCTACGTCCACGGCGAACTCTTCGGGGCCAACGGCATGACCACCGTGCCCGACAATCCCCGTGGCGAGCGCAGCAAGTCCATCGAAAACCGCTGCCTGCCCAAAGGCGAATGGAACTACTACGACGTGGTGGCGGTGGATGGCACCGTGAAGCTCTCCGTCAACGGAAAATTCGTGAACGGCATCAGCAAAGCCTCCGTGAAAAAAGGCTACCTCTGCCTCGAATCCGAAGGCGCGGAAATCCACTTCCGCAAAATCCAGATCATGGAACTGCCCCCAGGAGTGACCACGCCAGAGCAATCCGCGCCGGTCGTGGAGGCGGCGAAGAAAGAGTAG
- a CDS encoding GxxExxY protein — translation MHEDFKRFPLGKETYELIGCGMEVLSELKSGLLEKPYENAMIVEFKLRGIPFQQQPSYRVHYKGVDVGKYVPDLIAYGQVIVDLKVIERIGQNEIAQMLNYLRITRLPVGLILNFKRPELEYKRVVL, via the coding sequence ATGCACGAAGATTTCAAGCGATTTCCCCTCGGGAAAGAGACCTATGAGCTAATCGGTTGCGGCATGGAAGTGCTGAGTGAGTTGAAGTCCGGTCTACTGGAAAAACCCTACGAGAACGCCATGATCGTGGAGTTTAAATTGAGAGGCATTCCCTTCCAGCAGCAACCATCCTATCGCGTCCACTACAAGGGCGTTGATGTTGGCAAATACGTGCCGGATCTGATCGCCTATGGGCAGGTAATCGTGGACCTCAAAGTGATCGAAAGGATTGGTCAGAACGAGATAGCCCAGATGTTGAACTATCTTCGGATTACCCGGTTGCCCGTGGGGCTTATTTTGAACTTTAAGCGCCCAGAGTTGGAATACAAGCGGGTGGTGCTCTGA
- a CDS encoding Gfo/Idh/MocA family oxidoreductase has translation MKQPQSRRTFLKQAAFASAAPLILPRLSFAQPANSKLQHAGIGVAAQGAHDLGNIASHEMVDVVALCDIDEVNLKRAAELYPKARLYRDWREMLVQEEGKIDSVNVSTPDHTHAPASISAIRQGLHVFCEKPLTHEVYEARKVTEAARKAGVVTQMGNQIHSHEFYRTAVELVKTGAIGKVKEWHSWVGTIFTTPDKKFPAGSDPIPPNVDWNLWCGTAPLIPYKDKEYHPFWWRRYRDYGGGAVGDFGCHIFDPIYSALGLTNPISISAYAESYSDIVHPGWTVSTYLFPGTEMTAYDTIIGTWRDGYLKPETKLSPHLAEDYELPPSGSMLVGEVGTLIIPHVGRPQLHPVAAYEKYEVPNQPDGNHYHEFVDACLGKEGVICGSNFDFAGPLAEAVLLGNIANRMPGQTLEWNAKRCKFNGNADANKLLRRKYREGFEVKGL, from the coding sequence ATGAAACAACCCCAATCGCGTAGAACATTTCTCAAGCAGGCCGCTTTCGCGAGCGCGGCGCCCCTCATCCTGCCCCGGCTGAGCTTCGCCCAGCCCGCCAACAGCAAGCTGCAGCACGCCGGTATCGGTGTCGCCGCCCAGGGCGCCCACGACCTCGGCAACATCGCCAGCCATGAAATGGTGGACGTCGTGGCCCTCTGCGACATTGACGAGGTCAACCTCAAGCGCGCCGCCGAGCTCTATCCCAAGGCCCGCCTCTACCGCGACTGGCGCGAGATGCTGGTCCAGGAAGAGGGCAAGATCGATTCCGTCAACGTCTCCACCCCCGACCACACCCACGCGCCGGCGTCCATTTCCGCCATTCGCCAGGGTCTCCACGTCTTCTGCGAAAAGCCCCTGACCCACGAAGTCTACGAAGCTCGCAAAGTCACCGAGGCCGCCCGCAAGGCCGGCGTCGTCACCCAGATGGGCAACCAGATCCACTCCCACGAGTTCTACCGCACCGCCGTCGAGCTCGTGAAAACCGGCGCCATTGGCAAGGTCAAGGAATGGCACTCCTGGGTCGGCACCATCTTCACGACGCCCGATAAGAAATTCCCCGCCGGCAGCGATCCCATTCCCCCCAACGTGGATTGGAACCTCTGGTGCGGCACCGCGCCCCTCATTCCCTATAAGGACAAGGAATACCACCCCTTCTGGTGGCGCCGCTACCGCGACTATGGCGGTGGCGCGGTCGGCGACTTTGGCTGCCACATCTTTGATCCCATCTATTCCGCGCTCGGCCTGACGAACCCCATCTCCATCAGCGCCTACGCCGAAAGCTACAGCGACATCGTCCACCCCGGATGGACCGTGTCCACCTACCTCTTCCCCGGCACGGAAATGACCGCCTACGACACCATCATCGGCACCTGGCGCGACGGCTACCTCAAGCCCGAGACCAAGCTGTCGCCCCACCTCGCCGAAGACTACGAACTGCCCCCGAGCGGCTCCATGCTCGTCGGTGAAGTCGGCACGCTCATCATCCCCCACGTGGGCCGGCCCCAGCTCCACCCCGTCGCGGCCTATGAGAAGTACGAAGTCCCCAACCAGCCCGACGGCAACCACTACCACGAATTCGTGGACGCGTGCCTCGGCAAAGAGGGCGTGATCTGCGGCTCCAACTTCGACTTCGCCGGCCCCTTGGCCGAAGCCGTGCTCCTCGGCAACATCGCCAACCGCATGCCCGGCCAGACCCTCGAATGGAACGCCAAGCGCTGCAAATTCAACGGCAACGCCGACGCCAACAAACTCCTCCGCCGCAAATACCGCGAAGGCTTCGAGGTAAAGGGATTATAG
- a CDS encoding transporter substrate-binding domain-containing protein: MRHAGLPLATLLACLWAIPAAAQIQTPVDLNLSAEERAWVAAHPVLRTAAVPDWPPFDYVTTEGAYEGINADMLRRIARMAGFTIEPVTRSWPELYRMLREKELDLCPGMQASPERAEHLLFTEPLVNFPLAIYSRSDGPTFNAMEELTGHAIVVERDYYEDEYLRDHFPDLKRIQVDNSLQALLKVSSGEADAYIGNIAVTSYLIEKNVLPNLKIGGYVNLGDHALSIGVRSDYPILVSILNKGIAALSATEKRTIIDRYVSAGESVALTVAERQWIAAHPELRMGIDPEFAPFEIVGPDGSYQGIAADVVALLNQRLGINMRVVHNTSWSDALQLAREKSLDVLPCMSTSEERQSYLAFTEPYLTFHRVVVTRLDSPFYGRLDDLAGLRVAVQQNTSHHAFITEETSLQPVLYPTFVDTLSAVARGEVDCAVGNAATTSYWIKKLSLSSLKLAVPVGDTAETLRFGVRKDWPELAGILNKGIASLTEADIQSIRNRWVDVNVQPSFDVRRIGAIAATVVALILPLVALVGVHNRRLRREINSRLMAEAALRESEENYRSLVEGANSIILRMSTDGRVLFLNSFGERFLGYTSSEIVGKSIIGTIVPETETSGRDLRGLMEELGHNPEYYEVNENENMTRDGRRVWVAWTNRPFHDSRGKLTEVLCVGNDVTAHRQAAEMLRRYEFIVNTVSNMMSVINARGCYEAVNDAWCSATGRSREEALGKSVASVWPEQVAHNIILPRLERCFQGELVAYEATIPLPTSGERICEVAMYPFKDETDHQVRAIVVAQDVTDRKQVELALQEAKRAAEAGNRAKSAFLANMSHEIRTPMNAVLGYTQLLQRSPNLSPEQEHALKAIRRSGDHLLALISDILELSRIEAGHVELSPETFSLAGLLGDLDLMFRVRTDAKGLGLTFDVAEEVPPHLVADRGRVQQVLINLIGNAVKFTERGGIVVRVRSESAFPDDLDAPLLVCMEVEDTGHGMDTMHLDAIFGSFEQVDSSPARNEGAGLGLTISRNFARLMGGDVVVSAQPGQGSCFTFTFRSVAGAAGDLPAPPEYRQVLGIETGTGPWRVLVVDDRDTNRDVLVRMLQPLGFETREASNGLEGLEVFESWRPQVVLVDIVMPVMDGKEAIRRMRALPDTDGVAIVALTASTLQEERQTVLALGANAFLRKPFREEDLLEAIRVHAHINYIYSDEMSEPSPIEGEQLSITQARAALGGLPPALIARLRSIVMRGAINESRTIVEEIHPYDPHLADLVRQRAEGYVLDELHALWEEDPTP, translated from the coding sequence ATGCGGCACGCCGGGCTGCCCCTTGCCACCTTGCTCGCTTGCCTTTGGGCGATACCTGCGGCGGCACAGATTCAGACTCCGGTGGACCTGAATTTGAGCGCGGAAGAACGCGCCTGGGTCGCGGCGCACCCGGTCCTTCGTACGGCGGCGGTGCCCGATTGGCCGCCCTTCGATTATGTCACGACGGAGGGCGCCTACGAGGGCATCAATGCCGACATGTTGCGCCGGATAGCGCGCATGGCGGGCTTCACGATAGAACCGGTAACGCGGAGCTGGCCGGAGCTGTACCGCATGCTCCGTGAGAAGGAGCTGGACCTGTGCCCCGGCATGCAGGCTTCGCCGGAGCGCGCGGAGCACCTGCTCTTCACCGAGCCGCTGGTGAATTTTCCTCTGGCCATTTACTCCCGAAGCGATGGCCCGACCTTTAACGCGATGGAGGAGCTCACGGGGCACGCGATTGTTGTGGAGCGTGACTATTACGAGGACGAGTATCTTCGCGATCATTTTCCCGACCTGAAGCGGATTCAGGTAGACAACTCGCTCCAGGCCCTGCTGAAGGTTTCGTCCGGGGAGGCCGACGCGTATATCGGCAATATTGCGGTAACCTCGTATTTAATCGAGAAGAACGTCCTGCCGAATCTGAAGATCGGGGGCTACGTGAACCTGGGCGATCACGCGCTTTCCATCGGGGTGCGATCGGACTATCCTATACTGGTGTCGATCCTGAACAAGGGGATCGCCGCCCTCTCCGCGACGGAGAAGCGGACGATTATTGATCGCTACGTGAGCGCGGGCGAGAGCGTGGCGCTTACGGTTGCGGAGCGGCAGTGGATAGCGGCCCATCCGGAGCTCCGGATGGGGATCGATCCTGAGTTCGCCCCTTTTGAGATTGTGGGCCCGGACGGCAGCTATCAGGGCATTGCGGCGGATGTCGTGGCCTTGCTGAACCAGCGCCTGGGGATCAATATGAGGGTGGTTCACAACACGTCCTGGAGCGATGCGCTTCAACTGGCGCGTGAAAAGTCTCTGGATGTGCTGCCGTGCATGAGCACGTCCGAGGAGCGCCAAAGCTATCTGGCATTCACGGAGCCCTATCTTACGTTTCACCGGGTTGTGGTCACGCGCCTGGACTCGCCGTTCTACGGCCGGCTGGACGATCTGGCGGGGCTGCGCGTGGCGGTTCAACAGAACACGTCGCACCATGCGTTCATCACGGAAGAGACGTCGCTTCAACCGGTGCTGTACCCGACCTTCGTGGACACGCTTTCGGCGGTGGCCCGGGGGGAAGTGGACTGCGCGGTCGGCAATGCCGCGACCACATCGTACTGGATCAAGAAGTTGAGTCTTTCCAGCTTGAAGCTTGCGGTACCTGTGGGCGATACGGCGGAGACCCTTCGCTTCGGCGTTCGGAAGGACTGGCCGGAGCTGGCGGGGATCCTGAACAAGGGGATTGCGAGCCTGACGGAGGCGGATATTCAATCGATCCGGAACCGGTGGGTTGACGTGAACGTGCAACCTTCGTTTGACGTGCGGCGGATCGGCGCGATCGCGGCGACCGTGGTGGCCCTGATCCTGCCGCTGGTGGCGCTTGTGGGGGTCCACAACCGGCGCCTGCGGCGGGAAATCAATTCCCGGCTGATGGCAGAGGCGGCGCTTCGGGAGAGCGAGGAGAATTACCGGAGTCTGGTGGAAGGGGCCAACAGCATAATCCTGCGCATGTCCACGGACGGGCGGGTGTTGTTCCTGAACAGTTTTGGCGAGCGCTTTCTGGGTTATACGTCGAGTGAGATTGTGGGGAAGAGCATTATCGGCACGATCGTTCCGGAGACCGAGACCAGCGGGCGCGATCTCCGCGGGCTTATGGAGGAGTTGGGGCACAATCCGGAGTACTACGAGGTCAACGAGAACGAGAACATGACGCGGGACGGGCGGCGGGTATGGGTGGCGTGGACGAACCGGCCCTTTCATGACAGCCGGGGCAAGTTGACCGAGGTCCTTTGCGTTGGGAATGACGTGACGGCGCACCGCCAGGCGGCGGAGATGTTGCGGCGCTACGAGTTCATCGTGAATACGGTGAGCAACATGATGAGCGTGATCAACGCGCGGGGCTGCTATGAAGCGGTGAACGACGCGTGGTGTTCGGCGACGGGCCGCTCCCGGGAGGAAGCGCTGGGCAAGTCGGTGGCTTCGGTGTGGCCGGAGCAGGTGGCGCACAATATCATCCTGCCGCGCCTTGAGCGCTGTTTTCAGGGCGAGCTGGTGGCCTATGAGGCGACCATCCCGCTGCCGACATCGGGGGAGCGCATCTGCGAAGTGGCCATGTACCCCTTCAAAGACGAGACCGATCATCAGGTGCGGGCGATTGTCGTGGCGCAGGATGTTACGGATCGCAAGCAGGTTGAGCTGGCGCTGCAGGAGGCGAAGCGGGCGGCCGAGGCGGGTAACCGGGCCAAGAGCGCTTTCCTGGCGAACATGTCGCACGAGATCCGCACGCCCATGAACGCGGTGCTCGGCTACACACAGTTGCTCCAACGATCGCCGAACCTCTCGCCGGAGCAGGAGCACGCCTTGAAGGCCATTCGCCGGAGCGGCGACCACCTGCTGGCGCTGATCAGCGACATTCTTGAACTTTCCCGGATTGAGGCCGGGCACGTGGAGCTCAGCCCCGAGACCTTCAGTCTCGCGGGTCTGCTCGGCGACCTCGACCTCATGTTTCGGGTTCGTACGGACGCCAAGGGGCTGGGGCTCACCTTTGACGTGGCGGAGGAGGTGCCGCCCCATCTGGTGGCGGACCGAGGCCGGGTCCAGCAAGTGCTGATCAATCTCATCGGCAATGCGGTGAAATTTACCGAGCGGGGTGGCATCGTGGTTCGGGTACGGAGCGAGTCGGCATTCCCTGACGATCTGGACGCCCCGCTGCTGGTCTGCATGGAAGTGGAAGACACGGGCCACGGCATGGATACGATGCACCTGGACGCGATATTTGGCAGCTTCGAGCAGGTGGATTCGTCGCCCGCGCGCAATGAAGGCGCGGGCCTGGGCCTGACCATCAGCCGCAATTTTGCGCGCCTGATGGGGGGCGATGTGGTGGTTTCCGCGCAACCCGGGCAGGGTAGCTGCTTCACGTTTACCTTTCGCTCGGTGGCGGGCGCGGCGGGCGACCTGCCCGCGCCGCCGGAGTACCGACAGGTGCTTGGAATCGAAACCGGAACGGGGCCCTGGCGGGTGCTGGTGGTGGATGATCGGGACACGAATCGCGACGTGCTGGTGCGCATGCTCCAGCCCCTTGGCTTTGAAACACGGGAAGCTTCCAACGGGCTTGAGGGATTGGAAGTATTCGAGTCGTGGCGGCCGCAGGTGGTGCTGGTGGACATCGTCATGCCGGTCATGGACGGGAAGGAAGCGATACGCCGGATGCGGGCCCTGCCGGACACGGACGGTGTGGCCATTGTCGCACTGACCGCGAGCACCCTGCAGGAAGAGCGCCAGACGGTGCTGGCGCTGGGCGCCAATGCGTTCCTGCGGAAGCCCTTTCGCGAGGAAGACCTGCTGGAGGCTATCCGGGTTCATGCCCATATCAATTATATCTACAGCGACGAGATGAGCGAGCCGAGCCCGATTGAGGGAGAACAGCTCTCGATCACCCAGGCGCGCGCGGCGCTGGGTGGCCTCCCCCCCGCGCTGATCGCCCGGCTTCGGTCGATTGTGATGCGCGGCGCAATCAACGAATCCAGGACCATCGTCGAAGAAATTCACCCCTATGACCCCCACCTGGCCGATCTGGTGCGGCAGCGCGCCGAGGGCTATGTGCTGGACGAACTCCATGCGCTTTGGGAAGAGGATCCAACCCCATGA